The following proteins come from a genomic window of Paramicrobacterium humi:
- the carA gene encoding glutamine-hydrolyzing carbamoyl-phosphate synthase small subunit: protein MTSPSFTPPSPAVLVLEDGTRFTGSAYGATGRALGEIVFSTGMTGYQETLTDPSYAGQIVLMTAPHIGNTGVNTEDMESGKIWVAGYVVRDPSRVVSNFRAEESLDQALATDGIVGISNVDTRAVTRHIRSAGAMRSGIFSGEELRLSDSEQLQVVREGAQMSGLNLSATVSTAETYTLPAVGERIGSVAVLDLGVKTSTLNYLAERGFDVHVLPQNVDAAQILELGPDALFYSNGPGDPGASDRHVELLREVLRADVPYFGICFGNQLLGRALGFPTYKLPFGHRGINQPVLDKSTGRVEITAHNHGFAVDAPIEGISESSEGFGRVEVSHYDLNDNVVEGLNCLDIPAFSVQYHPESAAGPHDARYLFDRFRDMIVAKRADTDSSNNAGDNN from the coding sequence ATGACATCCCCCTCCTTCACCCCGCCATCACCCGCCGTGCTCGTGCTGGAAGACGGCACACGATTCACGGGCAGCGCCTACGGCGCGACCGGGCGAGCGCTCGGCGAGATCGTGTTCTCCACCGGCATGACCGGGTACCAGGAGACCCTCACCGACCCGTCATACGCCGGTCAGATCGTGCTCATGACGGCACCTCACATCGGCAACACCGGCGTGAACACCGAGGACATGGAATCCGGAAAGATCTGGGTCGCCGGCTACGTCGTGCGCGACCCGTCCCGCGTGGTGTCGAACTTCCGCGCCGAGGAGAGCCTCGACCAGGCGCTCGCGACCGACGGGATCGTGGGAATCAGCAATGTCGACACGCGCGCCGTGACCCGGCACATCCGCTCCGCCGGCGCGATGCGCTCCGGCATCTTCTCGGGCGAGGAGCTGCGCCTCAGCGACTCCGAGCAGCTGCAGGTGGTGCGCGAAGGCGCTCAGATGTCGGGGCTCAACCTCTCGGCCACGGTGTCGACCGCCGAGACGTACACGCTGCCCGCGGTTGGCGAGCGCATCGGCTCCGTCGCCGTGCTCGACCTTGGCGTGAAGACCTCGACCCTCAACTACCTCGCCGAGCGCGGCTTCGACGTGCACGTGCTGCCGCAGAACGTCGACGCGGCGCAGATCCTCGAGCTGGGGCCCGACGCGCTCTTCTACTCCAACGGCCCCGGCGACCCGGGTGCCTCCGACCGCCACGTCGAGTTGCTCCGTGAGGTGCTCCGCGCCGACGTGCCGTACTTCGGCATCTGCTTCGGCAACCAGCTGCTCGGCCGCGCGCTCGGCTTCCCCACCTACAAGCTGCCGTTCGGTCACCGCGGCATCAACCAGCCGGTGCTCGACAAGAGCACCGGCCGAGTGGAGATCACGGCGCACAACCACGGCTTCGCCGTCGACGCGCCGATCGAGGGGATCAGCGAGTCCAGTGAGGGCTTCGGCCGTGTCGAGGTCAGCCACTACGACCTCAACGACAACGTGGTCGAGGGCCTCAACTGCCTCGACATCCCCGCGTTCAGCGTGCAGTACCACCCTGAGTCCGCGGCCGGTCCGCACGACGCCCGATACCTCTTCGACCGCTTCCGCGACATGATCGTGGCGAAGCGCGCCGACACCGACAGCTCGAACAACGCAGGAGACAACAACTAA
- a CDS encoding dihydroorotase translates to MNTQPIIITGATLADGTRTDIRVTDGRIAELGTGLSASGARVIDADGLLALPGLVDLHTHLREPGYEQSETVLTGTQAAAAGGFTAVFAMANTSPVADTAGVVEQELELGLRAGYATVQPIGAVTIGLKGERLAELGAMASSRAKVRVFSDDGFCVADPLLMRRALEYVKAFDGVIAQHAQEPRLTEGAQMNEGALSGELGLTGWPAVAEESIIARDVLLAEHVGSRLHVCHVSTAGSVEVIRWAKARGIPVTAEVTPHHLLLTEDLVSGYDARFKVNPPLRTADDVHALRAALADGTIDIVATDHAPHPSESKDCEWDAAANGMVGLESALRVVHEAVVSAGQLDWSDVARVLSATPARIGRLAGQGEPIAVGSHANLVLYDENARADFTAASLAGRSRNSPYIDRTLPGRVVTTIHNGTVTLDDGVLRDEHELAEEVARG, encoded by the coding sequence GAACTCGGCACGGGTCTCTCGGCATCCGGAGCCCGCGTCATCGATGCGGACGGGCTGCTCGCCCTTCCCGGTCTCGTCGACCTGCACACGCACTTGCGGGAACCCGGCTATGAGCAGAGCGAGACCGTGCTGACGGGAACCCAAGCGGCCGCAGCGGGCGGGTTCACCGCCGTTTTCGCGATGGCGAATACGTCGCCGGTCGCGGACACGGCCGGGGTCGTCGAGCAAGAGCTCGAGCTCGGACTGCGCGCGGGCTACGCGACGGTGCAGCCCATCGGCGCCGTCACTATCGGCCTCAAGGGAGAGCGCCTCGCCGAACTCGGCGCCATGGCCTCCTCGCGCGCCAAGGTTCGCGTCTTCTCCGACGACGGCTTCTGCGTGGCCGACCCGCTGCTCATGCGCCGCGCTCTCGAATACGTGAAGGCGTTCGACGGCGTCATCGCGCAGCACGCTCAGGAGCCGCGGCTCACCGAGGGCGCGCAGATGAACGAGGGCGCGCTCTCGGGCGAGCTCGGCCTGACGGGCTGGCCCGCCGTGGCCGAGGAGTCGATAATCGCGCGCGACGTGCTGCTCGCGGAACACGTCGGGTCCCGCCTGCACGTGTGCCACGTGTCGACCGCGGGAAGCGTCGAGGTGATCCGCTGGGCGAAAGCACGCGGGATCCCCGTCACCGCCGAGGTCACACCCCACCACCTGCTGCTCACGGAGGACCTCGTGTCGGGCTACGACGCACGCTTCAAGGTCAATCCGCCGCTGCGCACGGCTGACGACGTGCACGCGCTGCGCGCCGCTCTCGCCGACGGCACCATCGACATCGTCGCAACGGACCACGCGCCCCATCCCAGCGAGAGTAAGGACTGCGAGTGGGACGCGGCGGCGAACGGAATGGTCGGCCTCGAGTCCGCGCTTCGCGTCGTGCACGAGGCGGTCGTCTCCGCCGGGCAACTGGACTGGAGCGACGTGGCGCGCGTGCTCAGCGCGACGCCCGCGCGCATCGGCCGACTCGCCGGACAGGGCGAGCCGATCGCGGTCGGATCGCACGCGAACCTCGTGCTCTACGACGAGAACGCGCGCGCCGACTTCACTGCCGCGTCCCTCGCAGGTCGCAGCCGCAACTCGCCGTATATCGACCGGACGCTTCCGGGCCGCGTCGTCACGACGATCCACAACGGAACCGTCACGCTCGACGACGGCGTGCTGCGAGACGAGCACGAGCTCGCGGAAGAGGTGGCGCGTGGATAA
- the gmk gene encoding guanylate kinase, translated as MSEPSHRRPPEVDRVAASRAAVAARRARAAVKADVAAGRRSALDVLRAGLADPEGVEGRLRVTDLLISVPAIGVTKLERILDELHISRSKRIGGLGVHQRERLSEFLGTRESINRSRRRSRLVVLAGPTAVGKGTVASYIRDHHPDVLLSVSATTRPPRPGEIEGINYFFVDDSGFDRLVADDELLEYATVHNSYRYGTPRGPIEQALASGNSVLLEIDLQGARQVRERMPEATLVFLAPPSWDELVRRLVGRGTEGAEERARRLETAKLELASQDEFDFRVVNGDVAEAAQEVVELIKTRGRSPRRANPAAASNAATTTRGV; from the coding sequence TTGTCTGAACCGTCGCATCGGCGTCCGCCCGAGGTAGACAGAGTCGCCGCGTCCCGCGCCGCCGTTGCCGCGCGACGGGCTCGCGCCGCCGTGAAGGCCGACGTCGCAGCCGGGCGTCGCTCGGCCCTCGACGTGCTGCGCGCGGGCCTCGCCGACCCCGAGGGAGTCGAGGGCCGACTTCGCGTCACCGATCTCCTGATCAGCGTGCCCGCCATCGGCGTCACCAAGCTCGAGCGGATTCTCGACGAGCTGCACATCTCCCGCTCCAAGCGCATCGGCGGACTCGGCGTGCACCAGCGGGAGCGTCTGTCCGAGTTCCTCGGCACGCGCGAATCCATCAACCGGTCGCGTCGCCGGAGCCGGCTCGTCGTGCTCGCCGGGCCGACCGCCGTGGGGAAGGGAACGGTCGCGTCCTACATCCGCGACCACCATCCCGACGTTCTCCTGAGCGTGTCCGCGACGACTCGACCTCCCCGGCCGGGCGAGATCGAGGGCATCAACTACTTCTTCGTCGACGACAGCGGCTTCGATCGGCTCGTCGCCGACGACGAGCTGCTCGAGTACGCGACCGTGCACAACTCGTACCGGTACGGCACACCGCGCGGCCCGATCGAGCAGGCGCTCGCGTCGGGAAACAGCGTTCTCCTCGAGATCGACCTGCAGGGCGCGCGGCAGGTGCGAGAGCGCATGCCGGAGGCGACGCTCGTGTTCCTCGCCCCGCCCAGCTGGGACGAGCTCGTGCGCCGCCTCGTCGGTCGCGGCACGGAAGGAGCCGAGGAACGCGCCCGTCGACTCGAGACCGCGAAGCTCGAGCTGGCCTCCCAAGACGAGTTCGACTTCCGCGTCGTTAACGGTGACGTCGCCGAAGCGGCCCAGGAAGTCGTAGAATTGATAAAGACTCGCGGCCGGAGCCCCCGCCGGGCGAACCCCGCAGCAGCATCCAACGCCGCAACGACCACACGAGGAGTGTGA
- the rpoZ gene encoding DNA-directed RNA polymerase subunit omega, whose amino-acid sequence MADKLKGIIDPPIDDLLSKVDSKYQLVIFASKRARQINDYYADLHEGSLFDNVGPLVDSTVEDKPLSVALHEINEDKLVLRPLSE is encoded by the coding sequence ATGGCCGACAAGCTCAAGGGAATCATTGACCCGCCGATCGACGACCTGCTGTCGAAGGTCGACTCGAAGTACCAGCTCGTCATCTTCGCGTCCAAGCGTGCGCGTCAGATCAACGACTACTACGCTGACCTTCACGAGGGAAGCCTGTTCGACAACGTCGGCCCGCTCGTCGACTCCACCGTCGAGGACAAGCCCCTCTCGGTTGCCCTGCACGAGATCAACGAGGACAAGCTGGTTCTGCGCCCGCTGTCCGAGTAG
- the metK gene encoding methionine adenosyltransferase yields the protein MTQLRLFTSESVTEGHPDKICDQISDSILDALIAADPRSRVAVETLVTTGLVHVAGEVSTSGYVEIPAIVRDVIRGIGYTSSEAGFDADSCGVSISIGAQSPDIAQGVNDAFEAREQSSGDAYDRQGAGDQGIMFGYATRETPQLMPMPVWIAHRLSERLSYVRKSGELDYLRPDGKTQVTVGYEGDVPRAVKTIVLSTQHAPNVSTEQLRADVAEHVIRPVLAPLDLDISDYQQYINPTGTFTIGGPKGDAGLTGRKVIIDTYGGSARHGGGAFSGKDPSKVDRSAAYAMRWVAKNAVAAGLADRLEVQVAYAIGKASPVGLYVETFGTGRVSDERIVAAINEVFDLRPAAIIDELDLLRPIYAQTAAYGHFGRELPDFTWEQTGRADDLRAAAGL from the coding sequence ATGACGCAGCTGCGACTCTTCACCTCTGAATCCGTCACAGAGGGGCACCCGGACAAGATCTGCGACCAGATCTCCGACAGCATCCTCGATGCGCTCATCGCGGCCGATCCGCGCAGCCGCGTCGCCGTCGAGACGCTCGTCACGACGGGCCTCGTGCACGTGGCCGGTGAGGTTTCGACCTCCGGCTACGTCGAGATCCCCGCCATCGTGCGCGATGTCATCCGGGGCATCGGCTACACCTCGAGCGAGGCCGGTTTCGACGCGGACTCGTGCGGCGTGTCCATCTCGATCGGCGCGCAGTCGCCCGACATCGCCCAGGGCGTCAACGACGCGTTCGAGGCGCGTGAGCAGTCCTCGGGGGACGCCTATGACCGGCAGGGCGCGGGGGACCAGGGCATCATGTTCGGCTACGCCACGCGTGAGACGCCGCAGCTCATGCCGATGCCCGTGTGGATCGCGCACCGGCTCTCAGAGCGGCTCTCGTACGTGCGGAAGAGCGGCGAGCTCGACTACCTGCGGCCGGACGGGAAGACGCAAGTGACGGTCGGCTACGAGGGCGACGTGCCCCGCGCCGTCAAGACGATCGTGCTCTCGACACAGCACGCGCCGAACGTGAGCACGGAGCAGCTGCGCGCGGACGTCGCCGAGCACGTGATCCGCCCCGTCCTCGCGCCGCTCGACCTCGACATCTCCGACTACCAGCAGTACATCAACCCGACCGGCACGTTCACCATCGGCGGCCCGAAGGGCGACGCCGGACTGACCGGTCGCAAGGTGATCATCGACACGTACGGCGGCTCCGCACGCCACGGCGGCGGGGCGTTCAGCGGCAAGGATCCGTCGAAGGTCGACCGCTCCGCGGCATACGCGATGCGCTGGGTCGCGAAGAACGCCGTCGCCGCCGGACTCGCCGACCGGCTCGAAGTTCAGGTTGCGTACGCGATTGGCAAGGCATCGCCCGTCGGACTGTACGTCGAGACCTTCGGCACCGGGCGCGTCTCCGACGAACGCATCGTCGCCGCTATCAACGAGGTCTTCGACCTCCGCCCGGCCGCCATCATCGACGAGCTCGACCTGCTGCGCCCCATCTACGCGCAGACGGCGGCATACGGTCACTTCGGCCGAGAGCTGCCCGACTTCACGTGGGAGCAGACCGGACGCGCCGACGACCTGCGGGCCGCAGCCGGACTCTGA
- the fmt gene encoding methionyl-tRNA formyltransferase yields MRIVFAGTPAVAVPSLDALHDAGHDIVAVVTREDAPLGRKRVLTPSLVAARASELGLPLVKANRLDDAVTARIAELRPELGVIVAYGGLVREPLLSTPRHGWINLHFSALPAWRGAAPVQRALINGDASIGVTVFQLVPALDAGDVWTAATETIGPDETAGQLLDRLSRSGTASVLEAVERIAAGNAEPRPQQGAESYAHKLTLEDARLDWTKDAEQIYNRFRGVTPEPGAHTTVAGARFKIHAMGRPGPRTPALEPGEFGEADGVVLVGTATEPLVLERVQPAGKAAMAAADWWRGQRGRELRAE; encoded by the coding sequence ATGAGAATCGTCTTCGCCGGCACTCCCGCCGTCGCCGTCCCCTCGCTTGATGCGCTGCACGATGCCGGACACGACATCGTCGCTGTCGTCACTCGAGAAGACGCCCCGCTTGGACGCAAGCGCGTGCTCACCCCCTCACTCGTCGCCGCCCGCGCGAGCGAACTGGGCCTTCCGCTCGTCAAAGCCAACCGGCTCGATGACGCCGTGACCGCCCGCATCGCCGAGCTGCGTCCCGAACTCGGCGTCATCGTCGCCTACGGCGGACTCGTTCGCGAACCGCTCTTGTCGACACCCCGCCACGGCTGGATCAACTTGCACTTCTCCGCGCTTCCCGCCTGGCGTGGCGCCGCTCCCGTCCAGCGCGCGCTCATCAACGGCGACGCGAGCATCGGGGTCACCGTCTTCCAGCTCGTTCCCGCCCTCGACGCCGGCGACGTGTGGACTGCGGCCACCGAGACGATCGGTCCCGACGAGACCGCCGGCCAGCTCCTCGACCGGCTCTCCCGCTCCGGAACCGCGAGCGTGCTCGAGGCCGTCGAGCGCATCGCCGCGGGCAACGCGGAGCCCCGCCCGCAGCAGGGTGCCGAGAGTTACGCCCACAAGCTGACCTTGGAGGACGCACGGCTGGACTGGACCAAGGACGCCGAGCAGATCTACAACCGCTTCCGCGGCGTCACGCCGGAGCCCGGCGCGCACACCACTGTCGCCGGCGCGCGGTTCAAGATCCACGCCATGGGCCGACCCGGCCCGCGGACGCCCGCGCTCGAGCCGGGGGAGTTCGGCGAGGCCGACGGCGTCGTGCTCGTCGGCACGGCGACGGAGCCGCTCGTTCTCGAGCGCGTGCAGCCGGCCGGGAAGGCCGCGATGGCAGCCGCCGACTGGTGGCGCGGACAGCGCGGGCGCGAGCTTCGCGCCGAGTAG
- the carB gene encoding carbamoyl-phosphate synthase large subunit, translating into MPKREDINSVLVIGSGPIVIGQACEFDYSGTQACRVLREEGVRVILVNSNPATIMTDPDFADATYVEPITWQVIETIIAKEKPDAILPTLGGQTALNAAVQLHEHGILEKYDVELIGANLEAIQKGEDRQAFKDLVIECGADVARSYIATSVDQAKEYAKDLGYPLVVRPSFTMGGLGSGFAYTEEELVRIVGDGIHQSPTHEVLLEESILGWKEYELELMRDAADNTVVVCSIENVDPVGVHTGDSITVAPALTLTDREYQKLRDVGIDIIRAVGVDTGGCNIQFAVDPADGRVIVIEMNPRVSRSSALASKATGFPIAKIAAKLAIGYRLDEIPNDITQVTPASFEPTLDYVVVKVPRFAFEKFPAADPTLTTTMKSVGEAMAIGRNYATALQKALRSLEKRGSSFHWLEEERTADELLTLIATPTDGRMVLVQQSLRKGATAKQVFDATKIDPWFIDQIVLINQVAEYIKAAPMLDGTVMRAAKNHGFSDAQIGQLRGFAEDQVREVRHILGVRPVFKTVDTCAGEFPALTPYHYSSYDQETEVTPSDRRKVVILGSGPNRIGQGVEFDYSCVHASFALHDAGFETIMINCNPETVSTDYDTSDRLYFEPLTLEDVLEVIDAESRSGELVGVIVQLGGQTALSLAKGLKANGVTILGTTPEAIDTAEERGQFAQILENAGILSPRNGTAIDEEGAIRVADEIGYPVLVRPSFVLGGRGMEIVYDRDALHDYFARIAGQGIVGPEHPLLVDRFLDDAIEIDVDALYDGEQLYIGGIMEHIEEAGIHSGDSSCTLPPVTLGNVQIDAVRDATRAIAEGIGVQGLLNVQFAIGQGVLYVLEANPRASRTVPFVSKALGIPLAKAASLIMTGSSIAELIDSGLLPATDGSHVPIDSPVAVKEAVLPFKRFRTKEGTIVDSVLGPEMRSTGEVMGIDKDFPTAFAKSQDAAYGGLPLEGTVFVSVSDQDKRSIVLPVLRLQELGFDILATEGTSRVLTRYGIKARTVRKVSEGGETVVDLIDRNEIDIVVNTPSGGSARADGYEIRAATVAADKPIFTTVAELSAAVASLTAVREGFQVTSLQEYQRQRELAG; encoded by the coding sequence ATGCCGAAGCGCGAAGACATCAACAGCGTCCTTGTGATCGGCTCCGGCCCGATCGTCATCGGCCAGGCGTGCGAGTTCGACTACTCGGGCACGCAGGCCTGCCGCGTGCTGCGCGAGGAAGGCGTGCGCGTCATCCTCGTCAACTCGAACCCCGCCACGATCATGACCGACCCCGACTTCGCCGATGCGACCTACGTCGAGCCCATCACGTGGCAGGTCATCGAGACGATCATCGCGAAGGAGAAGCCCGACGCGATCCTCCCCACCCTCGGCGGGCAGACCGCGCTCAACGCGGCCGTTCAGCTGCACGAGCACGGCATTCTCGAGAAGTACGACGTCGAGCTCATCGGCGCGAACCTCGAAGCCATCCAGAAGGGCGAGGACCGGCAGGCGTTCAAGGACCTCGTGATCGAATGCGGCGCCGACGTCGCCCGCTCCTACATTGCGACGAGCGTCGATCAGGCCAAGGAGTACGCGAAGGACCTGGGCTACCCGCTCGTCGTGCGCCCGTCGTTCACGATGGGCGGCCTCGGCTCGGGCTTCGCCTACACGGAAGAGGAGCTCGTGCGGATCGTCGGCGACGGCATCCACCAGAGCCCTACCCACGAGGTGCTGCTCGAGGAGTCGATCCTCGGCTGGAAGGAGTATGAGCTCGAGCTCATGCGGGACGCGGCCGACAACACGGTCGTGGTCTGCTCCATCGAGAACGTCGACCCCGTCGGCGTGCACACGGGAGACTCGATCACCGTCGCGCCGGCGCTCACCCTCACCGACCGCGAGTACCAGAAGCTGCGCGATGTGGGCATCGACATCATCCGCGCCGTCGGCGTGGACACGGGCGGCTGCAACATCCAGTTCGCCGTCGACCCGGCCGACGGCCGCGTCATCGTCATCGAGATGAACCCGCGCGTGTCGCGCTCGAGCGCCCTCGCATCGAAGGCGACGGGCTTCCCGATCGCGAAGATCGCGGCCAAGCTCGCCATCGGGTACCGGCTCGACGAGATCCCGAACGACATTACGCAGGTCACTCCGGCCAGCTTCGAGCCGACGCTCGACTACGTGGTCGTGAAGGTGCCGCGGTTCGCGTTCGAGAAGTTCCCTGCCGCCGACCCGACGCTCACGACCACCATGAAGTCGGTGGGCGAGGCCATGGCGATCGGCCGCAACTATGCGACGGCGCTGCAGAAGGCACTGCGCTCTCTCGAGAAGCGCGGCTCCTCGTTCCACTGGCTCGAGGAGGAGCGCACCGCCGACGAGCTGCTCACGCTCATCGCGACGCCGACCGACGGCCGCATGGTCCTCGTGCAGCAGTCGCTGCGCAAGGGCGCGACGGCGAAGCAGGTGTTCGACGCGACGAAGATCGACCCGTGGTTCATCGACCAGATCGTTCTCATCAACCAGGTCGCCGAGTACATCAAGGCCGCGCCGATGCTCGACGGCACCGTCATGCGGGCCGCGAAGAACCACGGCTTCTCCGACGCCCAGATCGGTCAGCTGCGCGGCTTCGCCGAGGATCAGGTGCGCGAAGTGCGCCACATCCTCGGCGTGCGGCCGGTGTTCAAGACCGTCGACACGTGCGCGGGCGAGTTCCCGGCGCTCACGCCGTACCACTACTCGAGCTACGACCAGGAGACCGAGGTGACGCCGAGCGATCGCCGCAAGGTCGTGATCCTCGGGTCGGGCCCCAACCGCATCGGTCAGGGCGTCGAGTTCGATTACTCCTGCGTGCACGCCTCGTTCGCCCTGCACGACGCGGGGTTCGAGACGATCATGATCAACTGCAACCCCGAGACCGTTTCGACCGACTACGACACGAGCGACCGCTTGTACTTCGAGCCGCTCACGCTCGAGGACGTCCTCGAGGTCATCGACGCGGAGTCCCGCTCCGGCGAGCTCGTCGGCGTTATCGTGCAGCTCGGCGGGCAGACGGCGCTGAGCCTCGCGAAGGGCCTCAAGGCGAACGGCGTCACGATTCTCGGCACGACGCCGGAGGCCATCGACACGGCGGAGGAGCGTGGACAGTTCGCGCAGATCCTCGAGAACGCCGGCATCCTCTCGCCCCGCAACGGCACCGCGATCGACGAGGAGGGCGCCATCCGCGTCGCCGATGAGATCGGCTACCCGGTGCTCGTGCGCCCGAGCTTCGTCCTCGGCGGCCGCGGCATGGAGATCGTCTACGACCGAGACGCGCTGCACGACTACTTCGCGCGCATCGCCGGTCAGGGCATCGTCGGGCCGGAGCACCCGCTTCTCGTCGACCGTTTCCTCGACGACGCCATCGAGATCGACGTCGACGCCCTCTACGACGGCGAGCAGCTGTACATCGGCGGAATCATGGAGCACATCGAAGAGGCCGGCATCCACTCCGGGGACTCGAGCTGCACGCTCCCGCCCGTGACGCTCGGCAATGTGCAGATCGACGCCGTGCGCGACGCGACCCGCGCGATCGCCGAAGGCATCGGCGTGCAGGGGCTGCTCAATGTGCAGTTCGCGATCGGCCAGGGCGTGCTCTACGTGCTTGAGGCGAACCCGCGCGCGTCCCGCACCGTGCCGTTCGTGTCGAAGGCGCTCGGCATCCCGCTTGCGAAGGCCGCGTCGCTCATCATGACCGGCTCCAGCATCGCCGAGCTGATCGACTCGGGCCTGCTGCCCGCGACGGACGGATCGCACGTGCCGATCGACTCGCCCGTCGCCGTGAAGGAGGCCGTGCTGCCGTTCAAGCGCTTCCGCACGAAGGAAGGCACGATCGTCGACTCCGTGCTCGGCCCCGAGATGCGCTCGACGGGCGAGGTCATGGGCATCGACAAGGACTTCCCGACGGCGTTCGCGAAGAGCCAGGATGCCGCTTACGGCGGCCTTCCTCTTGAGGGCACCGTTTTCGTCTCGGTGTCGGACCAGGACAAGCGCTCGATCGTGCTTCCCGTTCTGCGCCTGCAGGAGCTCGGCTTCGACATCCTCGCGACAGAGGGCACCTCGCGGGTTCTGACCCGGTACGGAATCAAGGCCCGCACGGTTCGCAAGGTCAGCGAGGGCGGCGAGACCGTCGTCGACCTGATCGACCGCAACGAGATCGACATCGTCGTGAACACCCCGAGCGGCGGCTCAGCCCGCGCGGACGGCTACGAGATCCGCGCCGCGACAGTCGCCGCCGACAAGCCGATCTTCACGACCGTCGCGGAGCTCTCGGCCGCTGTCGCCTCGCTCACCGCCGTGCGCGAAGGCTTCCAGGTGACGAGCCTGCAGGAGTACCAGCGCCAGCGGGAGCTCGCCGGATGA
- the pyrF gene encoding orotidine-5'-phosphate decarboxylase — protein MTERFGARLERAFYSSGRLCLGIDPHAYLLESWGLPDTAAGAREFGLRCVDAATGAVGIVKPQVAFFERFGSAGYAALEDVLAAARAAGLLVIGDVKRGEIGSSMAGYASAWLTPGSPLEVDAMTLNPYLGVGTLEDAFATADAAGKGVFVLAATSNPEAATVQHARTRSGDTVSADVLAGVSRWNGTNGAERRVGSAGVVIGATQSLSAFGLDTETPHSPVLPVLAPGFGHQGARLEDAPSVFGRLAAGVIVSESRSILSAGPQELASMAAHRAEEVRKCFV, from the coding sequence ATGACCGAGCGCTTCGGCGCACGCCTCGAGCGCGCCTTCTACTCGAGCGGCAGGCTGTGCCTTGGCATCGACCCGCACGCCTACCTGCTCGAGTCGTGGGGGCTGCCCGACACGGCTGCCGGGGCGCGCGAGTTCGGGTTGAGGTGTGTGGATGCCGCCACCGGCGCCGTGGGAATCGTCAAGCCGCAAGTCGCGTTCTTCGAACGCTTCGGCTCGGCCGGCTACGCGGCGCTCGAGGACGTTCTCGCGGCGGCTCGCGCTGCCGGACTTCTCGTGATCGGCGACGTCAAGCGCGGCGAGATCGGCTCGAGCATGGCGGGCTACGCGTCAGCCTGGCTGACGCCGGGCTCACCGCTCGAGGTGGACGCCATGACGCTGAACCCCTATCTCGGGGTGGGGACGCTCGAGGACGCCTTCGCGACGGCCGATGCAGCAGGAAAGGGCGTGTTCGTGCTCGCCGCGACCTCGAATCCGGAGGCCGCGACGGTGCAGCACGCGCGCACGCGGTCGGGCGACACCGTGTCGGCCGACGTGCTCGCGGGCGTCAGCCGCTGGAACGGCACGAACGGTGCGGAGCGCAGGGTGGGCTCCGCGGGCGTCGTCATCGGCGCCACGCAGTCGCTTTCCGCCTTCGGCCTCGACACCGAGACGCCGCATTCGCCCGTTCTCCCGGTGCTCGCGCCGGGCTTCGGCCACCAGGGCGCCCGCCTCGAGGACGCGCCGTCCGTGTTCGGCAGGCTGGCTGCCGGAGTGATCGTGAGCGAATCCCGCAGTATCCTGTCAGCCGGGCCCCAAGAGCTCGCGAGCATGGCCGCGCACCGCGCCGAAGAAGTGAGGAAGTGCTTTGTCTGA